ATTCTAGGGCTGTGGACAAGGGAATATTAACTACTCCTTCTTGGCTCTGTAAAAACAGAGGTTTCCAGTGTGTGGATCAATATGAGGGGGGCATTGGTGAGATGCTATATCCCTCTGTTTTCCCTCATGAAGGGTTTAGCACCCTAAAGGTGTAGAGCTCACTTTGGATGCCCATGGTCTAAAGAGTCTATGAGTTTGAGCCCTGGTTACCAGGCCCCTCCCCACTTGTCCAATACCCAGCTTCACCTGATGAATAACAACTGCTGAGCTAACAAGGTGCACTGGCCCCGCGTGATGTTCTGATTCACATTCTTTTCCCACTCTGTCCTTTTGTACATGATTGCATCAAGATCACCCCTCTCGTTCCTTTTGCTCAAAGTGTAAAAGCTAAGACCTAGTATCATTTATAACACAAAATCTTAACCCAATGGATTTAATAAAGTAGTTCATAGAATACAAACACAGCAAACATCCTATAACCCCTCCATAATACTTGAGTACTGAGCCCCCCTGTGCCCACCTCCAGCACTGCACCCACCCTGAGCAGCAGAGCCTCCCATTATGACAGAACCTATGGCATTTGCTAACACCACTTATTTCCATTACCCCATCCCTCCTAAAGATtcagtttttcttatttaagatacttccttcctcctccttttgccttgttttcttttattggtcTGGTTCACTGCTAAACATCTTTTCCGTCTTTCCTGAACTACCTGGGATATCTTCCCAAATTGCTCTAGCTGGATATGATAACATCTTAGGTAGAGTCCACATTCTTAACACAATGATGATTATGATTTCCTCCTTTGTGTTTTTAGTCTTAACAGGCTTTGAAACTAATAACAAGTATGAAATCAAGAACAGTCTTGGACAGAGGGTGTACTTCGCAGTGGAAGAAAATGACTGCTGTACCCGAAATTGCTTTGGACCCGCTAGACCTTTCACCTTGAAGGTTCTTGACAATTTGGGCCTAGAAGTCATAACCCTGCATAGACCACTGGCATGTAGCAGCTGCTGTTGCCCCTGCTGCCTTCAGGAGGTCCGTGTGCCATAGCCAGGGCAGTCTGTGAAGAGTTCAGCAAGCATTTTCACCCTTTCATTCAACCTGGACGTTAAGATGGttatcacattttatatattcttttgctTTTGTAGATAGAAGTACAAGCTCCTCCTGGGATACCCATAGGTTACGTTATTCAGAACTGGCACCCGTGTCTGCCCAAGTTTACAATTCAGAACGAGAAGAGAGAGGATGTACTGAAAATTACCGGTCCCTGTGTTGTGTGCAGTTGTTGTTCAGATGTTGATTTTGAGGTAAGAATAGTCATAATGTTTATAAGACTTGCTTTCCTAACATAAgaagataattttattatcataaacACATGGAATAAGTATTGTGCTCTGATACCTCAAAAGAGAGGTAATGTGCTCACGTATCTAACTTCAGTCTGAGTGATGGTCACTACTCTAGAGGTCAGTATCGATCATActcaatagggaaaaaaaaaagaagcagcagcagagatGTGTAgtcaaataaaaacaagcaaaatgtgTAGTACTTAAACATGGTAGTTTCTGAATAGTGACACAGTGTGTtatctgctttatttatttattttttaaatatggcatttttttttagagagagaaagagaattttaatatttattttttagttttcggcggacacaacacctttgtttgtatgtggtgctgaagatcgaacctgggccgcatacatgccagacgagcgtgctaccgcttgagccacatccccagcccatctgctTTAAACAGAATGCTAAGCCTTATCATCTAGGTCTGATTGCCTGACACCCCAGAGCCCTCCTCGTCTGTGTTACAGGCCATGAATGTTCTAGGTCATGTTGACAAGGCCATGTTGACGTTTTTGAGTTCTTAGAAAGAGCCCAGTTGCATAGAGATAGTTTTAATAAAGTTGCTACCAATGATTCCTTTTTTCTAGTTTCAATTTCTATAGTTTCAGTTTTCCACAGTGAATTGTGGCCTGACAATATTAAAttaaactttccagaaatatgcAGTTTCTAAATTTTTACTTGCGTGCCATTTggagtagtgtgatgaaatctcaagCCACAATCCTCTGGTCCAGCTGGACATGAGACACCCTCTTCCAGGGCACTCTCACTGGATAAGAGTGCCACTAGTAACTGACCCATTAGTTGGTTACCAGGGCAGCTAGCTACTCCCACAGTTTGAGTTCACGTAACCCTTGCATAGTACACTAATTGTATGTCATGGTGCCTCTGTCACTTAGGGAACTTCATCTGGTCACACAGACATTGTCTCATCTTATGTCACTACAAGACAGATCAGAACAGgataataagatattttgagtGAGAAAGAGGGAAACCATATTCACATAATTTTCATTATACTATATagctatatttttctattttattattagtaatCATTACTAATCTCTTAACTGTGCCCAATTTACAAATGAAAGTTTATCGTAGGTATggcattttataagaaaaaacagTACACATAGCATGTATTACTCTCTGTGGTTTCAGGCTCTGTTGGGGGTCCTGGCATGCAAGACTCACAGATCAGGAGAGATTACTGTATAATACATACTGCCCAAATTGTGCTGCTCTGGGATCTCTGATTTATCCCTGTACAAATTAGGGCTTTGGAACTATAATATATTCAAGTATTTACTACATGGGAGAATTTCCTTACGACAGTTCTCAACTTATAATCCAATTCTTTTGGTTGCAAAAATGCTTAAATATGgggacattttataatttatcctTGATTTCTTGTTTCTTCTAGAAAATCAGAAAGTATGATAAACTGGATCCCACCTTTCTAGAGAATGGGCTAAACTATCCTAAAGCTGAATAGGGGCTACTCACAATGTCATGTGGGAAATCTGGTATTCTCCCCACATCTTCCTAAGGTTTCTCACCATCCAGCTTTATTCTAttatctgttttccttctctATCCATATGGATTTCAATTCCTCTGTTAGAATCTGGTTATATGTGGTGAATCCGTTCTCTCATAGACTTCACAGTCTAACAACGCAGATGGTGAACTCTTAAGAAAATACATGTGATGtagaaacttttaaaaggaaGTTGTAAAGGAATTTGTAtagtgtgtagtgtgtgtgtgtgtgtgtgtgtgtgtataaaaactTCATATGGTGTGTGGACAGTCATCATTCTGCATGCAGGAGATGACATGTCTATAACAGAGTCAGAGAAGAAAAACGATAATTGTTCCTTAAGGAGTGATATGAACAAATTTAGttggcatatattttattttgggatataAGTGGAAACACTggagaatcatttttaaattcttatattgAATGCTAAGAGAGACTACATCCAGCATTCATTTTCTGGGGATTTCTTAAAGCAACCATTATTTGTAATGAATTGACTTCTCCCCTACGCATCTAGAATAATAATATCTAGGTACCATCTCTGACAGAATTGAGAAGCATTCACTTGATTCATTGTCTAGAGGGTTTATAATGTGAAggttgatattttaatatattttttagtcatcagtggacctttattgagttgtcaatggacctttattttatttatttagatgagaatttatttatttatgctgagaatcaaatcagtgcctcacatgctaggcaagtgctctatcactgagccacaacctagccccTTTGAGTGAAAGAGGTTATGAATAGCTTGATCGACAGCAGGAGTGAGAGTCACTTTAAAGACTGATTCCAAAGATACATTTCCCAGGTACACTGAGGGTGGCTGATTTCATGCCTTTGATGTCCATGaagggtgaaaaaaaatttagagatgattCTGATGTTATCATTCTGATGTCAGATGTTTGAGAAGTCTAATGAATAATGATACCATTGACCAAGTTAAAAATCATGTAGTTGGGGGTAGACTGTTGATTTGTTGGAAGCTAATCTTTTATATTTAGGTCATGTTGGATCTTGCTTATGTAGAGGAAAGAGTTGGGAGTTTTCACCATGCAGATGGTAGTTGAGTCTGAGAGACTATTATCTCAAGGATGAGTAGGAGAGCCAAGTGGACCATCTGTCCATGTAGATGAGAGTGTTACTCCTTCAAAGATTCTTGGTAGGGGAAAAATATGCCCACATGAAATGCATCCCACTCCAGTCTTGTTTGTTTGAAGTCTGAATTCATAATATTGTTGTTATGAGGGTGAAATTGCttaataattgttatgtcttcatATCAAGAATATCCCAAATGTTATATaaattcttcatttgaaaatCTTATCAGCAACCATTTTTATATGTcataatttattacattttatgcCCTTGATACATACTCAGTTACTATGTGTAATATTAcaattcagattttttaatttatatttcatatgagTCTAAGGTTTCCCTTTTATAATATTATTCACCAATTATTTGTATTcaatttatgcattttaaatttttataataacataatattaattttttatttccagaggttaaaattttattatatgttacCTAAAATTTGCTACAATTTTTTCTTGTCctgaaaactctttttttttggtggtgctggggattgaacccaaggccttgtgcatgcaaggcaagcactctaccaactgagctatatccccatcccccaAGTCCTGAAAACTCTTTAGCTAGAgattattattcacattttcaattcatgccaaataaaaatggacattttcTACTTCTGACATAAATTctgtttaatttgtaatttttgctGTAGTAATCAAAAATGGTAAGTGGCAATATCTTTATCAATGTAGTGTTGAGATTATGATGGCTGCCAAGTTATgaagtttcatttttcattttaaaaaatatttcaaaattgaaagATAGAATAAAGTTTTCAAATGCTTAAATGGTAGTATTGCAAATAAAATACTAACAGGTATAAGCCAGGATTTGTATTGGCTTTGTTTATCATGACATTGTCTCATCTCACCTAACTACTaaaattcagtggcttaaaaccAGAAGCATTTTTTCTTATGCCTATGTCTGGAGGTCAAGTGTACTTCAATGGATATAGCTAGGTTCAGATGGACAGTTCAGACTTAATTTGCAAATTGGTCTAGATTCTGTTCATATATGTGTGTTGTAGGGCTGTAACCACAGCAGCAAGTGGGATGAGGTTTTCTAATAGGTTTCCACTGCAGAGCAAGAGCCAGGTCAGACCAGGTAGCCATGTTGAAGAACACTATTCATGTCACCTGCAAACACCTTGGTCAAGCAGTCACATAGCCACCCGCTCCTGCTCAGTCATGCACAGGAAGAATCCTGGGCCTACACAGgaagtaaaatgaaatgaatattcAAGGAACAATAATCCAGGCTATTGCAATTTCATATCAGAAGTGTACTTCAGATTTTTTAAGATGCCATCTACCTCCACCCAAATGAAATGGGCCAACATTTTGTATTCTACCCAGATTTGTTTAGTAGGTCCCAGCCTGCAACAGGGGCCTCAGGGTATGTTGCTAGCACTTGTGGTACCTTGTGCACATTTGAGAAGGACTCACTTCCTCTTTGTTTAACAGAATCCTAGATGTACATGGCCAGACAAGTGTCAGTGGTGTTCAGTCCCCACCTGTCTACCTGAGTGGCATTAATCCGGGCACAGTCTGCTCAATTCTGTGATGGCCCTGGGCTTTCCTCTGATGGAGCTGCAAAAGCAGATGCTTTAGACATTACTGTTTACATCCCCCAAGTCGTGCCTTTATCCCACCCTGGGACAGCCCATAAAAAGTTACACATTGGTCAGTTCCTTCACTCAAACAGCCAGTCTTTTCTAGGTATGTCCTGTTTCTCTACTCACCATGCCTGGTAATGAGTCCTCTGTCATATTTCTTAAAGCAGAAATCTGATAAgaggggtttttttcttttaaattatcttcCTCATGGCTTATAGAAATGTTATCacatttttaatacctttctgcttaaattttgttttggatCAACTCAAATAACTTATTATAATCTGTATTAATGCAAAATAGGAATATTAGATATTTCAGCAAactacatttattaattctttttctgtgcaataaaacattttttttttcacatatccaTAAATAGACACAGGAGCCTGCAAGTATCTAATGAGGGCTGCACATTCATAGTTATATATGGGCAGAATTTTAACACACTACTTGTGTCATTTTATAGCTTTGctgtaaattttctaaaaatcactaagtctttatttatttttttttcaatgcagaTTAAATCTCTTGATGAAGAATCTCTGGTTGGCAAGATTTCCAAGCACTGGACTGGGTTTTTGAGAGAGGCATTTACTGACGCTGATAATTTTGGGATTCAGTTCCCTCTAGACCTTGATGTGAAAATGAAGGCTGTGATGCTTGGAGCCTGCTTCCTCATCGTGAGTGTCTTCCTACTGATCCTGGTTACAGAGGGTCTCTCTAGTACCATTTTGAAAGGTTCAGTAAACTATGTATTCCAAAATGACCTTCTACAAAGATTCCCATTTCACCCAAGGTTCAAAATTCTATTTGAATCTGACACTTTGGATACACAGGGGACTAGTTTCTGTCTGAAGGGTCTATGCATTTTCAGAAGACAAGAGAGGACTTTTATGTATCGTGCTGAGGGTCTTTGacttggagttttttgtttcaaaacacaCAATTAGTGCTTTGGGGAAGATGTTAACATTTAAGGGGGAGGAATCTATGTTGAACAGGGAAACTTTATCTTGActcatttgtaaattaaaattaaatcataagaTAGGAGTATAAATAGCGACAAAAGTAAACACTACAATGTAGCTTCTGGATCCAACTACCAATTTATCAGAAATACATGGGATAGAGCAGTGCTTCTAAACCTTTTGAAATCCAAGTACCAGGCCATACCTCAATTCAACCAAGTCAAATGTGCGGAATCAAAAATGTGTGTAGATGACTTCAAAATGACCCAAGTTAAGGATTATGGAGACAGAGGAATTATTCTTCACTTCAGCTGTACACTAGAAATACCTAAGTATCTTTCAAACTCCCCATGTTCAGATTCCTCCTAAATCTGTTTGAACTGAAATCTCTTTAATCTATTTACAGCTCTGAGATGATTACTTTGTGGCCAAAGTTTGAAACACTATATGCTTATCTTAAACATTGACCTGGGGATGAAATCTTtcagaaaaaagtaagaaaatgtaCAGCAAAAGGGACCCATTTccaagcctggcatggtggtgcacacctataatcctagcatcttggatggctgaggcaggaaaattgccaatctcagcaatttatccaggtcctaagcaacttagcaagaccctgtctctaaataaaatacagaagtggctggggatgtggttcggtagttaagtgcccttgggttcaacttctattaccaaacaacaacaaaacaaaggaCCTCAATTCCTTTGATAAATAGGCATTGAAGTAAGTAAAAAcgataaaataaagcaaatggcTTAAGAGCCACCAACCTAGTATAGTTTATAGATCATGTTTAGATATCAATCCAAACAAACCTATACAAAAAGGCATTGGTAAGACATCAGGGAAATTTGAACATTGGCTGGCTACTTAATGATAGGAAGGAATTATCAAGGTGTTTTAGATATGATGatgataatatataaaaacagatttcatatattttagagAGGAATAATGAAGTGTTCCATCATGAAATGTTTGATatcataattttgttttgaaataacagGTGTGAGGACAAAAGAATTTAGAGGACAGAGTAATAGATGGAAGTAAAATTGGTCATATTAATCATTGTTGAAGCTGGATTAGCAGTTGCTGgggctttttttattatttctattatttctaaagTATTTACTACTTCCTATAATAAAGCTTAGGTGGAAATTGTATGttcaataagtgaaaaaaaaaagttgcgtTCTTTAGTAAGTGTTCTTTCTCCCTAAAATGTACatttaaccttaaccttaagGAAACTGTTTAACCAAAGCAGAGAGTATGAAAGGTATGGTGTTCAGGGTAAGAAAGAAAGCTGAGACTGTTTAAATTGATGGGAAATGGGGCTGGAAGTGGTATGGTAGAGGATTATTAGGAAATTTCTGTGGTCTATTGCTAAAGAAACTTAAGATatagttaaaaatgaataagtcCTAGTGTATTACTAAGGACTAGACATAGCAATAACATGCTGCATATTTCAAGAAAGCTAGAAAAAAAGGGATTTAGAATGTtttcaccacacaaaaaaaatgctcattgTTTAAGGAAGTAGCTATGTATAACCTGACATGACCCCATGTATAGGTCTCTTGAAAAGTAGAACCCATAAATGTAGTTTCTATGtgtccatttaaattttttttataaagaacttCTAAAGATTGAGCAATTTTTCAAAGATACAGATTGATTCAttgaaaattatgtaattaaTGGTTGTTTTAAAATGAGGCATAATAAAATAGTTATAAATTCAACCTTTAGAAAGATAAATGCTGGTGCCCATATGGAAAAGGGATTGAAAGGAGATAAAATTGCAATATTGTAaagccagtgatttttttttaatattgtaaagccagtgatttttttttaatatttattttttagttgtagttgttcacaacacctttatttcattgtttatttttgtacatggtgctgaggatcgaacccagggtttcgcacgtgcgaggcgagcgctctacctctgagccacaaccccagcccaaaagccAATGATTTGTAGGAATGGTTAATAATCACCTCTGCCAggataaaggaaaagaatagGTACTTGAGAAATAAAATCCATAGAATTTGACTGAAGTTGAAGAAGAAAGGGTTTAGCTGGAAATACTTGTTTCTCGGAATGAAATAAGCTGGGGGACACAGGTTTGATTAACCTGGGAAACCAACTTCCATCTGTAGTACATTCTAAGGTGGTTCTCATTATGCCCCGCAAATCTGACAGGGTGCATGTCTCTACAGAAGTTACCTTACTAGAGAAGGACTACGAAAATCTAAGGAAGACAGATTGAAAGATAAAGATTTCAAAAGGGATGACAGAAGTAGAAATTAGAGAATTAACAGATTGATTAAGTACATATAGGTATTAATAAACAAGgctctggggctgtagctcagtggtagagtgcttgcctagcatatatgaggcactgggtttgatcctcagcaccacataaaaaataaatgaatgaatgaataaataaatgaaggtattgtgtctgtctgcaacaaacaaacaaacaaacaaataaataaataaatgtagtttGATTGCTGTGGGGATGGAAAGGTGAAAGTGGACCTTACACAGTTGCAGACTTTTCCCTGATTCACTTATGACACTTAGTTTTTCTTGTTTGACAGATGTGTTACTGTGTGTGGTCATATCTTGAGCTTGCTTATCTGAAAATTTATCTCGGCTTTTTTGCCGAAAATTCATTTCCATATTTTTGCTCCTTTACAGGACTTcatgttttttgaaagaaatcaggaatgaaaaTGAGAAGTGTGGTGTACTAATGAAAGTATCCTCAGAAAATTGGGGGACTGCATATTGATTGAGGctactaaaaggaaaattcagtgtttttttttttttttcattattaaaagtgCTCACATGTGTATGAATAAAACTGTGATGCCTACAAGTTCAGTTGTATGGTTTTGCTTcttaaagaaatggttttctgAATCATTGgcttacatatgtatatttttatatattttaatattcactgtgaatttcagaaaaagtacatagcatattttatattttgaaatgaagcTTCATATTGAAAACTGCTTTGAGTTATAATCTctcatttgctttttgttttgtaacaAAATTAAAGCCTTAAAGtaactttaatataaaattatagattatTCTATTACATTTAGTtacaatttatttcataaaacacCTAATGTTATTTTGCAAATAGTATCTATTCAAAttgttttatgtataattataatgtaccaataaatttttctttaagttaaaaataagtttctgCTTTCTTTGCCACTACAGTCAAGTACAACTCAATATGGATATTATTTAGGAAGCATAGATGAGGATTTTGTTCTCTAGGGAATCACAGTATGTTTAAATGTTCCTGCTAACCATACTTctgttaaaagaataattttcacaCTGACAAGACAataaattatcaattttaaatgttttcaatgaGAAAATTAGGACATAATTCTGTGCCAgagaaagattaatttttttactcACCCACTCTAAACTTTGCTATTGGTATAATTTTAGAAGTgattatttatacatgaaatgTTTAGCTCCCCTGTATTCTAACAATTCCAAACCGTGGTAAGAATGAGATTAATCAGCTGTTaattaaacagaacaaaaactCTTGTTCACAGGTTAATGGACTACAACAATAGTCAatcatattatctttaaaaataatcaaacatatGACATAGAAACTCATTGTTGTATTTTTGcgttatgattttattttttaaacaaaatgtggtcCCTGGACTCAGGTGGCATTCTGAGTTCATCTAACCCAGTAGACGAGTCCCCCTCATTCCACTTCCTCTTCAAACTCTCTCTTCTCAAGAGCCAGGGCATGTGATGCCTTTTGGTAGGACCTGTACCAGGGCACAAGCTGGGCCTTCTGCCTGGCAGAAAGGGAAGGTGGGCTGCCATCTGCTGGGTGGGGAGCTTGCCTTGGGAAGGAGATGAACAGCCATGATTTGCCTCATGCACGCGCCAAAGGGCTCAGGAAATGAACCCTGGGAGATCCCCTTTTGTCCTAAGCAGAGCTCCACCAGTAGCCACTGTCCTCATCCCAAGCGTGAGCTCCAGCAGTGCTCCAGCAACCCCAGTAGCTCCACTGGAAATGAGGAGGACAGCAGGACAGGGACAGTACAGAAGAAGCAATGTCCAGGTGAGCTCCCAAAGCCTCTGCAGCTCACCAGAGGCCAGGCTCCAGGAATGAGCTGTAACCTTGACACTCACTCCAGCTTGTGCTGGGAAGGCAGCCTGCCAAGTGAAGGGGGGTGCCTGCATAGTGGGGTCCCTGGGTTATTGGTCATGCCAGTTGGAGAAGGGAGGCATCCCAAGGCAGCAGTCAGGTGCCAAAATCAACCTAAAACGAAGCTTAAAGGACCGACATTTTGGTGTCTtatttcttcccctctctcttggGTGGGATTCTGGATCTCTGATTAAGCAGAGGAAAACTACGACTGGTCTACAACACAGTTAATCCTTGCTTCATCTGTATAAGGAAGATTTCACAAACCCACACACCATCAGCAGACCCCATTAAGTTCATGTTCTAGGCATACGTCTTCTCATTTAATGTTCACAGAGAAAAATCATCAAACATGAAATATTAACAATTCAgtaaagaaaaactaagaattgAAATAAATACTTTAGTTTATAATCTCAGTGAGATTTGAGGCTTGTTACAGGTTTGTTTCTACTGAGGGGTGGGAGCAGTACAGGCGAGGTGGCCCAGAGTGAGGGAAGAGTAATTATGACTGCTGTGGATGGAAGCTGTGTTTTCAGTCCTGAGAAGGGAACTCTGCAGGAGGTCAGTGGTTATGGAACGATAGTGGAgctggagggagaggggaagggcaaAGGGTGCCCCTGCCTGGGTTTAGCACCTCTGCAAGGAAAGGAAAGGCTGGAAAGGAGAAATACACCAGGGACAGGCAAGTAAATCATGCAGAAAATCGTCTGGTTTCTGGCATTCTATTAGTTAACTATTCTCTGCATCACAGGTATTAAGAATTTAACTGAGTTTgggtaaaaattataaatgaaacatTGTAATTCAGGGCAAATTTAAGTACTCCTGGTGCTGCAAAGTTCCAGAGTGTATGGAACTATGCTTCTCTACATACCCTATCCAACTCCTGCCCTGTCCCTACCCACCCTGATGTGGCCTTCTGGCTTTCATAGGAGAATGTTTCTGCACCTGACCCTCTTTCTGTGTCCTTCCGGTGTCTTCATTACCTTGATTGTCACTAGTCTAACATCAACATCCAGAGGTTGTTTATTCAGTAACCTAATTGCAGGCCCAGAAATATGACCAGTTTTCTGCAGCTGAACtataacagaaaatttaaaagaacgtGTGTGATAATgcttaatactttttaaaaacacagggaAGTGTTTCAAGCAAATAATAATTTTGGCTAAGTTGGATTCCTATATTGTGCTTGAATGGCATGTAAAATTCACTGTGGATTCAAAGATGAGTAATGAGTACTCAGCTCTGCAGAGAGGGGATGTCTTCCCTGAAGATGACACCCTGGGAGAGTCTCACCTCACAGAAGGGTGGAATGCCTTCTGGACAGAATGACATAGACTTTCCTTTCTCAGCCTCAAAACCTCAAACGTGACAAACCACGGAAGGTGGGGATCAAAAATCTGAATCGTGAGACAAGACTGAATAAAAATGGACTCTACGGAGCTTGAACTCAATTCTCTGGATCTGTAAGTAGGGACCCACGGGGTGGTAATCCAGAGGTAACTGGTCAGATCGCCCTGACTTGCCTCCCTCACGTGCCCCATTCATGTAAATCTTTAATCTACTTTTAATGTTATATGGTTGAAAATGTGCTGTTCGTGCTCAAAGGTAGTTTAAAGTTTATCCAAGATGGAAGCTGATTAGATTTGAAAAACTCATGCTTAGAGTCTGCCTGACCACTAACGGCAGTTTGTCTTTGCCTGTGGGTTCTGGTTTTTTATCATCAACATAATGAGGTTATTCTGTCTGGCAGGGATAAGGACAAATAACGGCCCCATTTCTCTCTATGATAGAAGCTTCTTCTGAGAACAGGTTGCTAGGAAACATTTCAGCCTTAATCAAGCATTGTTCATAGAAAGCAATCATCTAGAAGAAATCCAGACCCCTTCTTACATAAGCTTTATAGACTAAGCGGGATCTTAGTCAATCAGGTACCTTATTTCTTGGTTCCTATTCCTCTAACAAAATAACTTTGACTCGGTAATttgtaaaaacagaaatttatttgttaCAATTTTTGAAAgctgaagtccaaggtcaagtcACTAACAGTCTCAGTGCCATCAGGATGGCACCTGTTGCTATGTCCTCTAAAGGTGGAATGGATGGAAGGGCAAAATGGGCGTAACTAGTTCCCTAGAATACTTGTatgagggcactaatcccattaaGGATGGTGGAGACCTTGAAATTTACCTCCTATATCCATTGTGATGGGTTTGGGATTTCAACACAGGAATTGCTGGGCAGGGGTGCATATTCCTTTAAACATTTGCAAGGAGTCCATGGCCTCCCAAAATTCATGTCTTtctcacatacaaaatatatttattccatgCCTATTATCCCCAGAGTCCTAAGTCATTCCAGCATcaactttaaaaatctaaatgcaAACTTTAACTACATCTGAATCAGA
This Marmota flaviventris isolate mMarFla1 chromosome 8, mMarFla1.hap1, whole genome shotgun sequence DNA region includes the following protein-coding sequences:
- the LOC114091305 gene encoding phospholipid scramblase 1 isoform X2 gives rise to the protein MPIDAPQPGTSFDAGYSPPYPPTAFQGPPGHSGYPGMQPGYPGPPQGAYLGPQAGYPIPPPNYTGAGPVGFPVQNQPGGPVGTPWMPAPPPPLDCPPGLEYLTQIDQILVHQQVELLEVLTGFETNNKYEIKNSLGQRVYFAVEENDCCTRNCFGPARPFTLKVLDNLGLEVITLHRPLACSSCCCPCCLQEIEVQAPPGIPIGYVIQNWHPCLPKFTIQNEKREDVLKITGPCVVCSCCSDVDFEIKSLDEESLVGKISKHWTGFLREAFTDADNFGIQFPLDLDVKMKAVMLGACFLIDFMFFERNQE
- the LOC114091305 gene encoding phospholipid scramblase 1 isoform X1, which gives rise to MEKHNMPIDAPQPGTSFDAGYSPPYPPTAFQGPPGHSGYPGMQPGYPGPPQGAYLGPQAGYPIPPPNYTGAGPVGFPVQNQPGGPVGTPWMPAPPPPLDCPPGLEYLTQIDQILVHQQVELLEVLTGFETNNKYEIKNSLGQRVYFAVEENDCCTRNCFGPARPFTLKVLDNLGLEVITLHRPLACSSCCCPCCLQEIEVQAPPGIPIGYVIQNWHPCLPKFTIQNEKREDVLKITGPCVVCSCCSDVDFEIKSLDEESLVGKISKHWTGFLREAFTDADNFGIQFPLDLDVKMKAVMLGACFLIDFMFFERNQE